DNA from Numida meleagris isolate 19003 breed g44 Domestic line chromosome 9, NumMel1.0, whole genome shotgun sequence:
AAGTCTGTGGATCCTTCCAAAGTTTCCTGGAACGGCAAACATCAGATTTTGAGATGATGTCCCCCGGCCATGGATGCAGGGGACACTGGATTTAGTAGACACCTCAtctgctcctttttctcttggagCAGGAGGCTTTCTGCCCTTGAAGATACCTACTCATCATGATTCACTTGCCACTGGTTGATAAACACGCAACGGTCCTTTGGGATGTAGTAGCCATTCAGCACCGTGTCCCTGGTTGTGCTGGCGAGAGGAGAGAGGACTGTGAGGCTTTGGGAAGCAAAGAGGCTCTTCTGCATCCTCAGCGGACTTCAGTAAGTCCACCCTCTTGGCAAGCCCAGCACTTGCCTGTGCGGGATGGTGAAGGGCATGAAGGAGGAGTGCCGGAACATCTCCAGGATGAAGGCTTCTGTGTAGGGCAGCATGCCCCGGTCGGACAGCCGTGGTCTCCTCTCCTGGCCGATGGTCTGATCTGTGGGGTGTGGACAGGAGGAGCCGGTTGGGGCCAGCCCTTCATGGAGGTCTCAGCCCTGGAGAAGCGGGCTGAGGAACTCACCCAGCTCTGCCTGAATCTTCTTCTGGATGTGGGGGTACGTCACGAGGTACATGAGGCTCCAGGAGAGGGCGGTTGTCACGGTGTCGAAGCCTAGTCAGAGAGGAGAGAGCATGCAGACCAGGTCTACACAACACGTAGGGCAGAGGACATCCTGGGCACACACAGTAGGGCTTGGATTTTTATCCTGATGGAGAAAGCTTTGCTGAGAACTTCAGTTCTCATTCGTCGCTGTTCACCCCTCGGTTATGTCAGGTTGGTGTAAGATCCTAGTTTACTGGGAATCGAGGGAGTTTCCACAGAGCAGCTCAAATATGAATCAGTCAGTAGGCATTTCCTTCAACCACCCTGGCTTGTGAAGTTTAACCAAGCTACAAACCGTGCCCTATGCTTTTTCCTAAAGCCTCTTTCCAGAGCTGATGTCCCATAGGGTCTCTGGGGTGTTTCCAGGAGAAGACTGGAGAGCAAGAGGATGGGTGTTTAGCCCCAGCCTGGCTGTCTGGGGTTGGGTGAGGAGCAGTGAGGAGCCTGAGacaagctgcaggagctgagggaGCGCTGGGAAGACATACCTGCTCCAAAGATGTCATTCACCAGGTTGATGATCTTCTCATTCGGGATCTGCGTGGCACTATTGGCTTCAGCTTTTTTCTCCATGCACTGCTCAATGAGGGAGTCGGTGACATCTCGGATGTTGTTCTGAGAAGAAGAGACAAGTGATGCTGACTTGCTGTAAGAACCCATGGTGGTATGAGCAAGGGAGACCATCCTTCAGTGCCCAGTGCCCCTATTGATTTTGCAACCTAAGAAAATGAGCTGGCCATTGGCAGCAAGGGGACAAGTAACTCACTAATACCGAGCAGGAACTCATCTCTGAGGCAGATGAGGCTCCCATGAGCTCTTACCTTGTCAAAGGTCTCGTAGTGCTCTTCCACGGCTGTCTGCAACAATTTCATGAATCTCTTGTTGAAATCCAGGAATAAATCCATTCTGCGGCTGGGGAGGTACCGGAGTAGTGGGATGAAGTCAGCCGGGTTGCCAGCAGCAGTCACGTCCCCAAACTGATCGGCCACGTTCACCACGTTGAGCAGCTCCTGGTCATTGTGGTCATAGCGCTTGCCAAAGCATATGGCGCAGATGACGTTGGCCACCGACACCACCGTGTAGCGGTAGGGGTCAaagctctgcttctcctccatCAGCTGCAGGAACTTGGTGACCAGGTAGCTGGCCTCGGTGGTGACGTGCTCTTccaggaggcagctggaggaggcCGTGGGGCTGGCGGCGATGGAGAAGGTCTTCAGGGCGTTCTGTGCCAGCTTCCTGCGGGCTTTCCACNGGCCGATGGTCTGATCTGTGGGGTGTGGACAGGAGGAGCCGGTTGGGGCCAGCCCTTCATGGAGGTCTCAGCCCTGGAGAAGCGGGCTGAGGAACTCACCCAGCTCTGCCTGAATCTTCTTCTGGATGCGGGGGTACAAGGCAGCATACATCAGGCACCAGGACAGGGCGGTTGTCACGGTGTCGAAGCCTGGACAAGCAcgaaagaaaagcatttagaTGCCAAAATAAGACAGGCAGGAGGATAtttgcagctcccagcactctCGATGCTTTGGCTGGTGACACACAGCCTGTATTTGCCTTAGAGCAGTTCCACCACCAGCCACCACTGCAGAGCCATCTGCTCTGAGCCCCATGGTCCCTCCAAAACCCCAAGCTTCGTAGCCcatctgctgctggctgcacccaTGGAGATGCCCTCACCTGCCCCAAAGAGGTCGTTGACGATGGCAATGATGCTCTCGTCAGAGGGTCGGACGCGGACATTCTCCCCTGTCTTCTTCTCCTGGCAGTGCCCAATCAATGAGTCTGTGACATCCCGAATGTGTTCCTGGGAAGAGCCAGAGGGTCAGAAACACCAGGGCACATGGGATGGGGAAAGCTCTCCTTTCCCAGCCCCTGGAGCACCAATCCATGGCCAGAAAGGGGAATGCTCGAGGCAGTGAGTGCCTGTACGAAAGCAAGGAGCAGTGAGAGGGGttatggtttgaattttgggtggtcctgtgtggggcCGGGATttggactctatgatccttgtgggtcccttccaatttgaGGTATTCTGTGATCCTAGGTAGGTAACAAAGCCAACCCAAAGGGCAAGGAGAAATGGGGATGTGCTAGAGAAAAACCAGCAGCTCCAAGGGCCCTGCCAAgtcctgcaagcagcagaatTGGACTTGAGGTTTCTCCATGGCAGTTCGGTTTCAtcaggcagaaagcagagcaaaatcTTGAATTCTGTCCCTTCTTTCAGCAATGTTAATGAATGGGATTGTGACAAAGAGAAGGAGCAGTGGAGCAGTGAAGCAAGGAAAAGGTTTGCCACAGAGCAGCGCCCAAACTCTTACCTTATCAAAGGTGGTGTAATGGTCCCGAACAATTTTCTGTATGAAGGCACTGAAACGAGTGTTGACGTCCTTAAAGGCAGCCATGGCACGGCTGGGGAGGTACCGGAGCAGTGGGATGAAGTCAGAGGGgttgccagcagcagccacgtcCCCAAACTCGTTGTTCATGCTCACCACgctgagcagctcctggtcGTTGTGGTCGTAGCGCTTGCCGAAGCATATGGCGCAGATGACGTTGGCCACCGACACCACCAGGTATTTGTTGGGGTCAaagctctgcttctcctccatCAGCTGCAGGAACTTGGTGACCAGGTAGCTGGCCTCGGTGGTGACATGCTCCTccaggaggcagctggaggaggcCGTGGGGCTGGCGGTGATGGAGAAGGTCTTCAGGGCGTTCTGTGCCAGCTTCCTGCGGGCTTTCCACGCGTCCCCCCATTCGGCGCTGAAGGCCAGGCTGTGCCCATCAGAAATGTACTTAAAGCTGGGCAGATCGGGGCGCCCCATGAAGTCTTCTGCTTGCCTCACCAAGGCTTGCCTGATGGTTTCCAGCCCGCTGAGCACCACCACGGGCCGGGAGCCGATGGTCACCTCCATCACGTCCCCATATTTGCGGCTCAGCTGGGTGAGCACCAGGTGCGGGTCCTTCCTCAGCTCCAGCACGCTGCCCAGCACGGGGAGCCCGCGGGGCCCCGGGGGGCTGCGCAGCCCCTTGGGTACGCGCTGCCGGCAGGTCTGggtcagcagcaggagcaggcagaaagtggcagctgccaccagcacctcGGTGGCCGAGATGAGCCCTGGGCTGCCCACCTGTACCATCACTTCCTCCGGCCCCATTGCCACCTGGAAGGAACTAAGGGGAAGAGTGGTGGAGAGTCAGGATTTGCAGGAGGCACCTTaaacagagcagagagctggagaaagAGAGGGATGGGAGAGACATTCCATGAATTTCTTCTGCTGACATAAATACCTTCTCGATCCTACCTCTGTGTTCAGAGCCACACGCACGCAGTCCGACCTGCAGGTCCTTGAAGGTGGTCAGAGAGAGGCAGAGGGCGTCCAGCCCCTGGAACCACGCGGGatcctctcctcctgctgcccagctctgccatgGGGCTTTATATGCGTTCTTGGGCGCTTATCTGAGGGTCACAGAAGCCAGGACTCGAAGGGTGGCTACCTATTAACAGGGGGGCTGAGCCCACCTGGAACCACTCCAGACGCGCAGGCGAACACCCTCCAGCTCCGAGATGCTCCAGGACACGAGCCCTTCAAGCAGGGCACCTGTATCGCCACGCTATCGGTGGCGGGACCTCTGGCCTCGGGTTAACCATTGGCCAGGGTTGCGTGAGAAGTGGCTGGCGCGCTTCCCCCGCAGCGGGGAGAGGAGTGGCAGGGCAAGGGGAGCTACTGAGATAGGGCAGGGGACCGGGGCAAGGCTGGGGGCATTGCAGAGGGCTCGTCCCACACGCTTGCCCCGGTAGGAACACTGCATCCCACCTCGGTGCGATGCacaggtgctcagagcagcagggaggctgaTGAGGTGGGATAAAATTTGGGGTTCTGGCCCCAGCTTTCATCCGGTCCTTGGAAAGCACGGTGGGAATTTTGCCCAGGTACAAGCTGAGCTAATGTTTAATAAAGGCTTTCAACATCTGGCCCGAGCGGGATTGTTAATAGCAGCGCCCGGGCTCATTAACGCTTGGCGAGAACAGTTACAAAACCCCCGCTGCTAAAAGCCGGCCCCGTAATTGCACGCGCTAATGACGGGCACCAACACAGGCGTCCCAGCCCGCAGATGCCTCCCAGCCCGGCTCGGGGAAGGTGCTGATCAGCACACGGGAGATGAGCTCAGACGGACGGGAAACGCTGAGAAACAAgcctgggggggggagggaggagggggtgtAACTGGATGGATACGCAGACGGGGCGAGCAGCTCCGAGAGCTTCGGGACGGCTGCTTGTGAGCGTGGGTGCTCGTGGGTGACGGCCGCACGGCTGACCCTGCCACCGTGTCGTCCCCAAGTGGGGACACTCGCGGTGGCATTGCTGAGCCCTGCTTTGCCCTGGGGACACGCCTGGCACCGAGCCCCGTTACCCCCGACGGCGCGGGGTGGGGGAGACCCTGATCGTGCACGGCTCCGGCGCCGCCCTGACCCCGGGCCGGGCTCCTGGACGTGGGGCCACCGCCCTGGCCCTTTAAAAGCCGTTTCCCACCCACACACCCATAGCGTGACAGAGAGTGACCGTCCCACGTCTTTACCGGCCCCTTCGCACGCGATGTCCCCAAGTGCCTGGGGGTGGGTCCCCTTTGTGCCCCCTCCAAATagcagctccctcctccccgCGTCCCCGTGCCGTTCCGTCGCCAATTTCCCCCCCCGCTCCCGACGTGCCCCCTGGGGGCAGAGGGGCACGGAGGGCACGATCGCTTCTCACGCGAACCTGGCCAATCTTTAACCGGGACGCGCCGGCCGGCAGCCCCGCGACGTGAGTCCCGTGGGGCGGCCACGAGTCCAGCCCCGAGGGCAAAGCGGGGGGAAGGGGCTGGATCCGGGACCCCCCCCTCCGGGCGGCGCGGCCGGCGGCGCAGAGCTCAGTGTGAGGAGGGGGCTGCGGCCAACCCCCGCGTGTTCGCGGAGCCGCGTGGGGCTGCGGCTCCTTTAAGAACCTCCCGGTAGCGTGACTGCAGGGACCGGGGCGGTGCAGGTTCCCAAACCTCCCAACCGCTTCGCACGCGATGTCCCCCCCACAGCCTTCCCCATGGGACCTCCGGATCCCCCGCCCGGTGTCCCCGAAACCGCTCGTGGCGCCGCGAACGCCCTCCGCGCCGTGCCGCCACCGCACCCCCCGCCCCGTCGGGGCTCCCCTCAGGTGTCTCCCCGCAAAACCAGGAGGGGtcccgggggggggggggggttcaaAAGTTTGGCCTCGGTTCAGCTTCGAGTCACGTGATGGGAGGTGCCCTGCCAATGGCAGCGGGAGGCGATGCATATAAAGCAGGCGCGGACGGACAGCGGGTACCTGCTGGCAGGATCGGGCCCCCGTGGGACGGCAACACCCGGAGGTGAGCGTTCCCATCCCCAACCCTCCAGCATCCCACCTGCAGCCATCGCTTCTGGGCAGCGAGGGGGTCCTGGTGGCTTGCGTGGGGTCACCCTCACCCCACAATCTCACGCTCCAATATCTGGTGGAGGACCCTCCCCCCCATcagctctttctccttcccaggTTCATTTCCAGATGGCAGCGGGGCCGCAGGCAGCGATGGCGCAGGTGGGCAGCCCAGGGCTCATCTCAGCCACCgaggtgctggtggcagctgccactttctgcctgctcctgctgctgaccCAGACCCGCCGGCAGCGCGTACCCAAGGGGCTGCGCAGCCCCCCGGGGCCCCGTGGTCTCCCCGTGCTGGGCAGCGTGCTGGAGCTGAGGAAGGACCCGCACCTGGTGCTCACCCAGCTGAGCCGCAAATATGGGGACGTGATGGAGGTGACCATCGGCTCCCGGCCCGTGGTGGTGCTCAGCGGGCTGGAAACCGTCAGGCAAGCCTTGGTGAGGCAAGCAGAAGACTTCATGGGGCGCCCCGATCTGCCCAGCTTTAAGTACATTTCTGATGGGCACAGCCTGGCCTTCAGCGCCGAATGGGGGGACGCGTGGAAAGCCCGCAGGAAGCTGGCACAGAACGCCCTGAAGACCTTCTCCATGGCCGCCAGCCCCACGgcctcctccagctgcctcctggAGGAGCATGTCACCACCGAGGCCAGCTACCTGGTCACCAAGTTCCTGCAGCTGatggaggagaagcagagcttTGACCCCAACAAATACCTGGTGGTGTCGGTGGCCAACGTCATCTGCGCCATATGCTTTGGCAAGCGCTACGACCACAACgaccaggagctgctcagcGTGGTGAGCATGAACAACGAGTTTGGGgacgtggctgctgctggcaacCCCTCTGACTTCATCCCACTGCTCCGGTACCTCCCCAGCCGCGCCATGGCTGCCTTTAAGGACGTCAACACTCGTTTCAGTGCCTTCATACAGAAAATTGTTCGGGACCATTACACCACCTTTGATAAGGTAAGAGTTTGGGCGCTGCTCTGTGGCAAACCTTTTCCTTGCTTCACTGCTCCACTGCTCCTTCTCTTTGTCACGATCCCATTCATTAACATTGCTGAAAGAAGGGACAGAATTCAagcttttgctctgctttctgcctgaTGAAACCGAGCTGCCATGGAGGAAGCTCAAGTCCAattctgctgcttgcaggacTTGGCAGGGCCCTTGGATCTGCTGGTTTTGCTCTAGCACATCCCCAGTTCTCCTTGCCCTTTGGGTTGGCTTTGTTACC
Protein-coding regions in this window:
- the LOC110403949 gene encoding cytochrome P450 1A5 isoform X1; translation: MGPEEVMVQVGSPGLISATEVLVAAATFCLLLLLTQTCRQRVPKGLRSPPGPRGLPVLGSVLELRKDPHLVLTQLSRKYGDVMEVTIGSRPVVVLSGLETIRQALVRQAEDFMGRPDLPSFKYISDGHSLAFSAEWGDAWKARRKLAQNALKTFSITASPTASSSCLLEEHVTTEASYLVTKFLQLMEEKQSFDPNKYLVVSVANVICAICFGKRYDHNDQELLSVVSMNNEFGDVAAAGNPSDFIPLLRYLPSRAMAAFKDVNTRFSAFIQKIVRDHYTTFDKNNIRDVTDSLIEQCMEKKAEANSATQIPNEKIINLVNDIFGAGFDTVTTALSWSLMYLVTYPHIQKKIQAELDQTIGQERRPRLSDRGMLPYTEAFILEMFRHSSFMPFTIPHSTTRDTVLNGYYIPKDRCVFINQWQVNHDEKLWKDPQTFNPERFLNAEGTELNKVDAEKVMTFGLGKRRCIGEVIGRWEVFLFLSTLLQQLEFSICDGKKADMTPIYGLTIKHKRCEHFQVKKRFSMKSSN
- the LOC110403949 gene encoding cytochrome P450 1A4 isoform X3; amino-acid sequence: MGPEEVMVQVGSPGLISATEVLVAAATFCLLLLLTQTCRQRVPKGLRSPPGPRGLPVLGSVLELRKDPHLVLTQLSRKYGDVMEVTIGSRPVVVLSGLETIRQALVRQAEDFMGRPDLPSFKYISDGHSLAFSAEWGDAWKARRKLAQNALKTFSITASPTASSSCLLEEHVTTEASYLVTKFLQLMEEKQSFDPNKYLVVSVANVICAICFGKRYDHNDQELLSVVSMNNEFGDVAAAGNPSDFIPLLRYLPSRAMAAFKDVNTRFSAFIQKIVRDHYTTFDKEHIRDVTDSLIGHCQEKKTGENVRVRPSDESIIAIVNDLFGAGFDTVTTALSWSLMYLVTYPHIQKKIQAELDQTIGQERRPRLSDRGMLPYTEAFILEMFRHSSFMPFTIPHSTTRDTVLNGYYIPKDRCVFINQWQVNHDEKLWKDPQTFNPERFLNAEGTELNKVDAEKVMTFGLGKRRCIGEVIGRWEVFLFLSTLLQQLEFSICDGKKADMTPIYGLTIKHKRCEHFQVKKRFSMKSSN
- the LOC110403949 gene encoding cytochrome P450 1A4 isoform X2, whose protein sequence is MGPEEVMVQVGSPGLISATEVLVAAATFCLLLLLTQTCRQRVPKGLRSPPGPRGLPVLGSVLELRKDPHLVLTQLSRKYGDVMEVTIGSRPVVVLSGLETIRQALVRQAEDFMGRPDLPSFKYISDGHSLAFSAEWGDAWKARRKLAQNALKTFSITASPTASSSCLLEEHVTTEASYLVTKFLQLMEEKQSFDPNKYLVVSVANVICAICFGKRYDHNDQELLSVVSMNNEFGDVAAAGNPSDFIPLLRYLPSRAMAAFKDVNTRFSAFIQKIVRDHYTTFDKEHIRDVTDSLIGHCQEKKTGENVRVRPSDESIIAIVNDLFGAGFDTVTTALSWCLMYAALYPRIQKKIQAELDQTIGQERRPRLSDRGMLPYTEAFILEMFRHSSFMPFTIPHSTTRDTVLNGYYIPKDRCVFINQWQVNHDEKLWKDPQTFNPERFLNAEGTELNKVDAEKVMTFGLGKRRCIGEVIGRWEVFLFLSTLLQQLEFSICDGKKADMTPIYGLTIKHKRCEHFQVKKRFSMKSSN
- the LOC110403826 gene encoding cytochrome P450 1A4 produces the protein MAAGPQAAMAQVGSPGLISATEVLVAAATFCLLLLLTQTRRQRVPKGLRSPPGPRGLPVLGSVLELRKDPHLVLTQLSRKYGDVMEVTIGSRPVVVLSGLETVRQALVRQAEDFMGRPDLPSFKYISDGHSLAFSAEWGDAWKARRKLAQNALKTFSMAASPTASSSCLLEEHVTTEASYLVTKFLQLMEEKQSFDPNKYLVVSVANVICAICFGKRYDHNDQELLSVVSMNNEFGDVAAAGNPSDFIPLLRYLPSRAMAAFKDVNTRFSAFIQKIVRDHYTTFDKEHIRDVTDSLIGHCQEKKTGENVRVRPSDESIIAIVNDLFGAGFDTVTTALSWCLMYAALYPRIQKKIQAELDQTIGRERRPRLSDRGMLPYTEAFILEMFRHSSLLPFTIPHSTTKDTALNGYFIPKNTCVFINQWQVNHDEKIWKDPSTFKPERFLNAAGTEINRTESDKVVIFGLGKRRCIGETIGRWEVFLFLTIILQQLEISLAPGQQVDVTPQYGLTMKYKQCECFQMQKRFPTKSSA